TGGAGGGAGGAGGaagggtggtggtggtggtgcgGGTGGCGGAGGGCAAGGAGGTGGAGCGGAGGGAGGGTGGTGGAGAGGAGGGTGAGGAAGGAAGGCGTGGAGAGAAGGGCGTTAAAGAACTTGGAGAGTGTACGGCAGATTATGACCTGCCGGAGTGGGAGGCTGGAGAAGATCTGGTGCAGTGTGTCCTGTGGGAGGCGGTAGATCAGCGGGTCGTCTTCCTCCATGTCGTGGGGGGCAAAGAGGTAATTAAACTAGTGTCTCATGTCAACTACTACTATAAGCAAAATGCCTAAACCTAAGTTCTTTTTTTGTTATGGGTTAAAGTTTTCAAAGACGTGAGAATGTGTTATTTTGTTGTCCAGTTTTGGTGGATATCTGGACTGACACACACCCACCTGTATCAGTTCCACTATCCAATAACTACATCACTACATCCATTTTGTACTTTCTCTCTAAAAGGGGCAATCATCAAATGAGGATgccacccaaaaaaaaaaaaaggttaataGTTTTCcatacataaattttaatttttaagttgaATTATATTATTGTGATTGTATTATTTAGCTTATTTCTTAACTTCTATTattctttcatttttattcatGGATAAATATTCATCTTCAAAATCTATAAATAAGATCCATAATGAAAGTAAAGTATCAACTTGGCATGTATACAAATAGATATGGGAATTGAAAATTATTTCCTCAACTTTTCtctcaaataatatttttaagtaTAATTAGACTAATGTACACATTTTCTTAACTCCAAAAGTTGAACTCATAACTTTTAAgatttagtatatatatatatatatttatcattttaattaatttctcaAAGTTGGATAATTATCATAGAAATTACCTACTATTAgatgataaattaaaatattacaCAGTTGGGAAATTATAAATCTCATAAAAAACGTGTTCAATACTTTATGCAATTAAATATTTTCATATTATAAGTTATTTGGATAATCTAATAGGAAGAGATTTATTATATGATAATTTTTCATGGTCCGGCTTAGGTACAAATATTCTTTCCTCTCTCTTTCCTTTGTTTACAAACACTagtcttttggaattttttattaacGGGTTATTTTAGTTGGCTGATTTTAAAATATCCACATTCAAGTTTACTAGTGGTGGTTAGTTGAACCCATTCATACTTTTCTCATTAGAAAAAGtctttatcttattttcttgtttaacaaaaataaaatgttttGTCTCCATCAAACGCAAAAGGATGGAATTGTTGCACTAAAGGatggatttgaaaatataaCTTATTGTATAAGATGTCATGTGTATTATTTTTGCCAAgatatcaaatataaaaatgttctgatatacataaaaaattccAAACTCTGATTCTATTTGCTCTTATTTCTCAAGTGCTGGGTATATTGCTTCTACATTTAAGGTATAAACTCTTCAAAGgttatttgtatatatatatacccaatacataaagaaaaagataaataaacctctaattttttaatttgaagatatataaattttttattaattaaaaatataaaaacgtttctagttttttaaaatgtgaaatatttaaatttttttatcaaggacaaataaatttttagagaAATTTAGATATCTCGTGTTTTAAAAAATGGAGaacatttttgtatttttttgttaatcgaaaacttatttatctttaaaataaaCTATTAGGGACTTTTTTGTCATTTTCTTCTAAGAGAAAATCTTAAGGACAGtcattttattaaaatctagTCAACATTTAACCATTAAGAAAAGAGTATGTAATTCTACACCATTAGATATAATTTCacacaattaaaaatattaatgataactaattgatggttacaaattacaaaatataCTGGCCCTAGCAGTACTGTTTTCTCTAATAcataaattacaattaaatacAAGAAAGTTGAGATTAACTTGAGTTATACTTTACATGAATACTAGATagaatttataatatattaaactAGTTAGTCACAGCATCTTAACAAAATTTTGCAAGTGATCTACCAATAATGCATGCTACATTTGTCAAATTTTTATACTGCTAAAAAATCCTGAATATCTCTCATGCAGCTATAAAGTAGAAATTCTTTTGCAGCATAAAATATTGCACACGTTTATGGTGCAATTTTATTACTAGTTTTTATCAACAAAAGCATTATTGATGAGTACTCACTTTACATCAGAAATTTTCCCATGTTTTCCATGAAAATCTACAGTGTCTTAGTCAAAATTTTGATGTATAAGTACACGGTACTAACCTTCAAACTTTACCATCACACAGAAACAAAACACATTCTCATTATACAAATCCTAAGTTCCTAATATTACATAACAATGGCCAGAATTTCTTCATTTCttgcactctttttccttctctttGCATTTACCATAAAATTTAAgtgtgtcattgcaggtactgTGTTTGATACAGATAATAGCCCTGTAAAAAATGGCGGCGACTACTATGTTCTTCCGGTTTCTGAGGGTGAGGGTGGTGGAGTTACCATTGCTAGCATTGGTTTGAAACTCCCTCTTGCTGTTGTCCAAAATCCCTCACAGAATATCCTTGGATTGCCGGTTTCTATATCGAATTCGGACGGAACTATGGTCATCCAAACAGACGGATTTGTTTCTATCAAGTTCACCAATTTAGGTGACTCATCCACTTGGATTGTTGTCTTGGATGACTCTGCCAATATGTGGTATGTAGCCATTGGCAATGCTCAGGACTACTTGAGTGATCGAATTCGAACCGGGAGTTTCAAGATTAATTACTATAATGATGGTTACAAGTTTGTTTTCTGTAGTGATAGCAGTACCTCAGATTGTGAAGATGTTGGGATATACACTGATGGTTATGGAAATAATCGTTTAGCTCTCAATGGAGCAGCATTTGCAATTCAGTTCCAGAGTGTGGAGAAAGGTCTTGCAGCCTATTAATTAGTATTTTCTTCTGTTATTATAGATTATGATCATgaataaagattaaaaaaacCTTGTATTTGATGTAATGTTTATAATCTTAGGTTGTTCTGAGCTATAATCAAAGCCACTTCAGTTTGTTATCCCAAGTTTAAGAATTGTTATGTTTCACTTTTTATTGAATGTTAAATTATGCAGTGAATGTAAAAATGTGTTGAGAAAAAGGGAAGCATATAAAGATGATGTATAAGTTGAAGTGCAGTATTTTATTGTTACTTTCTTTATTAGCTACCATCTGTTACATACtgctatatataattatatacacAATGCAGCTATTTCTCTAAGGGTTGGTCCATTTCTTTGAAACTGATTaagaattgaaagagaatagtTGAATTTTGTGCTTGGTTATCTTGCTCCATAGACAACTCTAGTTATTCCTGATTTTCCTTTGATGTGTAAGCTTCAATTGTTTGCTTTCTGGATACTAAGAGGAATAATTTTTTACAGTGGCTCCACCAACACAGGATACTTGTTCTTTGGCATCCTCACAAGTGTTGGTTGAACTGAATTATCTCTATCTAGAGGCTTCCACCTGTGACATCAACTTTGGTTATATATAGAGAACATAAATAAACAAGGAAAAATGGTTAATATAGTTGTGAAATGAGATTATATTCTCCACTGCTTTGTGATCTTACTTGTATCTGGTAACAAGGTGGTGGATGAAGACACAGATTTCAATCTTGGCAAGGTTCATTCCAGGACACATACGTGGTCCACTACCAAATCCAAGAAAGCTGAAAGGCCTTAAGGGCTcctgaaatttttaaaaagattagtATTTTGTTTTTGTATATATTGATCCGTGTGAACAGTCTCACTGTAGACATAATACATAATAGAATTCAATAGCGTTGTTTAATTCATGCAGCCGA
The genomic region above belongs to Arachis stenosperma cultivar V10309 chromosome 5, arast.V10309.gnm1.PFL2, whole genome shotgun sequence and contains:
- the LOC130980194 gene encoding factor Xa inhibitor BuXI-like, which produces MARISSFLALFFLLFAFTIKFKCVIAGTVFDTDNSPVKNGGDYYVLPVSEGEGGGVTIASIGLKLPLAVVQNPSQNILGLPVSISNSDGTMVIQTDGFVSIKFTNLGDSSTWIVVLDDSANMWYVAIGNAQDYLSDRIRTGSFKINYYNDGYKFVFCSDSSTSDCEDVGIYTDGYGNNRLALNGAAFAIQFQSVEKGLAAY